The following are from one region of the Thermodesulfobacteriota bacterium genome:
- the efp gene encoding elongation factor P gives MLAATKLRAGMTIIFKNEPCTVLSVTHLTPGNKRGIVQTKLRNLKTGTGFENRFRSDDKIERAVLEQHEMEYLYESGDEYVFMNTADYEQLSLSGDTLGGNVDYLVSNVKFTIEFFDGKPVGVEPPKVVEMKVVDTPPDMKGATASSSGKPATLETGLKVTVPPFVETGELIRVDTEEGRYIERARG, from the coding sequence ATGTTAGCTGCGACAAAACTCAGGGCGGGTATGACGATTATCTTCAAGAACGAGCCCTGCACGGTGCTGAGCGTAACGCACTTAACGCCCGGCAATAAGCGGGGGATCGTGCAGACGAAGCTCCGAAATCTAAAGACCGGCACGGGTTTCGAGAACAGGTTCCGCTCGGACGACAAGATAGAGAGGGCCGTCCTCGAGCAGCACGAGATGGAGTACCTCTACGAGAGCGGGGACGAGTACGTATTCATGAACACCGCCGACTACGAGCAGCTCTCTCTAAGCGGCGATACCCTCGGGGGTAACGTCGACTACCTGGTGTCGAACGTCAAGTTCACCATCGAGTTCTTCGACGGGAAGCCCGTCGGGGTGGAGCCGCCGAAGGTGGTGGAGATGAAGGTTGTGGACACCCCGCCCGATATGAAGGGCGCTACGGCGTCGTCCTCGGGAAAGCCCGCCACGCTAGAGACGGGCCTCAAGGTGACGGTCCCTCCGTTCGTCGAGACCGGCGAGCTCATAAGGGTCGATACCGAGGAGGGCAGGTACATAGAGAGGGCCAGGGGGTAG
- a CDS encoding type II toxin-antitoxin system RelE/ParE family toxin codes for MGDYTIGFARPARKELEALDSVVVRRIFPRIEALAGTPRPAGCRKLQGENNLWRIRIGDYRVIYAIYDKDTHIDIIAVRHRSEAYK; via the coding sequence ATGGGTGATTACACCATCGGCTTTGCCCGCCCAGCTCGAAAAGAACTTGAAGCTCTGGATTCCGTGGTTGTAAGACGAATCTTTCCCAGGATAGAAGCTCTTGCCGGAACGCCTCGCCCGGCAGGCTGTCGTAAGTTGCAGGGAGAAAATAATCTGTGGCGTATCCGTATCGGCGACTACCGGGTGATTTATGCGATATACGACAAAGATACGCATATAGATATTATAGCCGTCCGTCATAGAAGCGAGGCATATAAATAG